A segment of the Flavobacterium azooxidireducens genome:
GTTGATAATTCATAGGCTTCTTTAATCTTTTGAATTGCTACGGGAACATTTTCAGGAAATAAAAGAATATCATTTCCGGCCAAAAATGCAGCTAAATCAATATCTCCCGGACTTTTGAAGTTACTGGCTCCTTTCATATTTAGAGCATCCGTAAAAATTAATCCTTTAAAATTTAATTCTTCTTTCAACAAATTAGTAACAATTGGATAGGAAATGGAGGAAGGATAACCTTTACGACTTTCAAAACTTGGTACTTCTAAATGAGCGACCATTACACTCGCTAAACCTTTGTTAATTAATTTTTTGTATGGATACAATTCCACCTCACGAATATGTTCTTGTGTAAAATTCACGACCGGCAACGTGTAATGCGAATCGGTTGAAGTGGCACCGTGACCAGGAAAGTGCTTTCCGGTTGCAAAAACACCATTACTTTGTAAACCAGTCATCAAAGCCAATGCTTTTTCAGTCACTTTTTCTTTATCTTCACCAAAAGAACGATTCCCAATGATGGGATTTTTTGGATTGGTATTGATGTCTAAAACCGGAGCAAAATTAAAATGAACACCAATTCGTTTGGATTGAAGAGCCATTTGTTTTCCTGTTTCTTCAATTAATTTTAAATTTTGAACGGCTCCTAACGTCATATTCCAAGGAAAACGGTTGACAGAATCGAGTCGCATACTCAAACCCCATTCGGCATCAATTCCAATAAACAAAGGAGTTTTGGTTAGTTTTTGAAAACGATTTGTCATTTGAGCTTGACGAACGGGTCCGCCTTGAAAGAAAATTAATCCACCAATTTTTTGTTCAGTAATTAATTTATCTAATGATTTTATATGAGCCGAATCTTTGTTAGAATAGGCTGCCACCATAAAAAGCTGACCAATTCTTTCTTCTATTGTAAGTGAATTATAAACACTGTCCACCCATTTTTTTTCACTTGATGTAACAGAAACATAATCAAACTGAGGAGTTTCCTTTTTTTCTGCTTTTTTCAAATCTGTTCGTACAGAATCTACTTCCGTTTTAGCTACAGATTTATTTCTGACTTTGTTGGTGGCACAATTGACAACAACAATCAGAATAAGTAGTAATGGAATAATTCGAACAAATTTGGTATTCATAAAAATGCTTTCTTTTTGATAATTATCAAATTTGATGCCTAGGTTAAAAGTTCCATCACAAAATAGACTTAAAACCAACAACAAAAAATAAAGTAAAGGAAATTTACTTAAAAATCAAAGTTTTTAGAAGAATCGGCTGTGCCAACTGTCTTCTGCGGGAACTTCCCAACTTTCTTTCCATTCTTCAATAGTATTAACGAGATTATTAAAAACTATTGTGTTGGCAGAAACAGCTTTTTCTTTCGCCATTCGTTTAAAGTCTAAAAGCGATTTGTGTGTGAGAAATTCACCTTGTTTGTAGGTTACATTCATTTTATCCAACAAATCAACTTTGTATTTTTGTTCTAATGATTGAATAAATTCAACCGATTTGTCAATCGAACATCCGGTTGCTTGTTGCACATCCTGATTAACCGCAAGAATAATAAAACGATTATATTTTGTAATGAATGAAGCTTCTAACGATGTTCCGTGAGCAGCCCACTCTTCAACAAAAGCTTGAAGATCATTTTCTATTTCAGCAACTTCTTCATCCGAAAATTTTCGGTTGGATTGATAAATCCAAATTCTGGATTCTTCGGGAAGATTTTCAAAAGGGATATACATTTTTTTTAGGGTAAAGGGTTATGGGTAATTGGTGATAGATTAGAAAAAGCTCCTTTTACCTATATCCAAAATTACCTATTACCTAATTTATAAATCTTGTGCATTTGCAATCAATTCTGCCACATCCATAACTTTTATTGATGCTTCTTTTTCTTTGTTTTTAACTCCATCGGTCATCATCGTATTACAAAACGGACAACCGGCTGCAATGATATCAGGTTTTGTTTCTAAAGCATCTTCGGTTCGTTCGATGTTTACTTCTTTATTTCCGGGTTCGGCATCTTTAAACATTTGTGCTCCACCTGCTCCACAGCATAAACCGTTAGCACGGGAACGTTTCATTTCAACCAATTCAACATCTAATTTTTGGATTAAATCTCTAGGAGCTTCATATACATTATTGGCTCTTCCTAAATAACAAGGATCGTGAAAAGTGATTCTTCTTCCTTTGAATTGTCCGCCTTCAATACTTAACCGACCATCATCTAACAATGATTTTAGAAATTGGGTGTGATGCATTACTTCATACAATCCGCCCAGTTCAGGATATTCATTTTTGATGGTGTTAAAGCAATGCGGACAAGCAGTTACAATCTTTTTTACTTCATACGCATTCATCACCTGAATGTTCATCATGGCTTGCATTTGAAACAAAAATTCGTTTCCGGCTCTTTTGGCAGGATCTCCGGTACAACTTTCTTCTGTACCCAAAACCGCAAAAGGAACATTGGCACGATTTAAAATCTTGACGAATGCTTTTGTTATTTTTTTTGCTCTGTCATCAAAACTCCCTGCACAACCTACCCAAAATAAAACTTCGGGTTGTTTGCCTTGAGCCATCATTTCTGCCATGGTTGGCACTGTTAGATTTTCTGCCATTTTTTTTAAGATTGTTGGATTGTTCGATTATTAAATTTTTGGATTTTTAGATTGTTCGAAGAGTCTAATAATCCAAAAATCTAACTATCTAAAAATCGTTTTTATTCATGGTGTTCGTCATCAAAAACTTGAATCGTAACTTCTTTTTCAACTAAATCGGTAAATTTTCCTCTGTATCGGGTTGCTTTCACTAAGTGATTATCAATCCAATGATAGTTTCCTCCTCTTGGTTTTCCCATCACCATTCCGTGGTATTTGAAGCCGTGCTTTTTTAACCAAGTTTCGGTATATTCTCTGTGAGCTTCGGTTCTTGATGTAAAAAAGAAGATGATGTGACCTTCGTCATACCATTTGTTCAACGTGATTAATGCATCAGGATATACTTCGGCTGTGAGCATTCTTTCCGGTTCTTCATTTGGGATGTCATCACAGATTGTTCCGTCGATATCGATTAAATAATTCTTAATTCCTTGAGGTAAAATTGGGCTTAGATGTTGGCCGTTTTCGGTTACGGTTTGCAACTTCTTTTCAATGTCTTCCGCTTTCATTTTTTAATTTTTGGTTAGTTTCACATTCATTAAACACGTTCCCAAGTCTCACTTTTATGGGAATTTGTTTGGTTTATAGATTATATATTAATTTTCGTCTTTCCAGTTCAAGCGATCCATTTGGTTGTATTGCCAAGGAGCACCGTTGTTTTCTATGTTTGTCATCATTGCATTTAGTGACATTGGAGCAGCACTTTGTTCCATCACTAAATACCTTCTCATATCCATAATGATTGATAATGGACTGATGTTGACCGGACATTCTTCAACACAAGCATTACACGATGTACACGCCCACAGTTCTTCGGGAGTGATGTAGTCGTTTAATAATGACTTATTATCAGGAACAAAAACGCCTTTGTTTAGATCGATATTTTTACCAACTTCTTCCAAGCGATCTCTGGTATCCATCATAATTTTACGAGGAGACAATTTTTTTCCGGTTTGATTAGCGGGACAAGCTGAAGTACATCGACCACATTCTGTACAGGTATACGCATTTAGCAATTGAACCCAATCTAAATCTTGCACATCACTTGCTCCAAATTTAGCTGGTGCTGCATCAGGATTTGCAGGAGCTGCAAACGGATCAGCGGATGGATCAAGCATCAATTTTACTTCATTGGTTACGCTTTCTAAATTGTCAAATTTTCCTTGCGGATTCAAATTGGCGAAATACGTGTTTGGAAAAGCCAACAAAATATGAAGATGTTTAGAAAAATATAAATAATTTAGAAACACTAAAATTCCGCAAATGTGCAACCACCAAGCGGTTCGTTCGATAATAATGACAACTCCTTCGGATAAACCGTTGAATAAAGGTGCGATAAATTGACTGATTGGGAAACTTCCGGCTTCATCATAATGATTAACGTCCATCTGCTGTAACCAATAATCTGATGCATTCATTATCAAAAACAACGACATCAACACAATCTCAAAATATAAAATATAATTGGCATCACTTTTTGGCCACGCTTTCATATCTGAATTTACAAACCGTTTGATTTTGATAACATTTCTTCTTATCCAAAAAGCAATCACAGAAATAATAACTAAAACAGCTAGAATTTCGAAAGAAGCAATTAATACATTATAAAATCCTCCCATAAAAGAAAAAGCACGATGTGTTCCGAAAAGGCCATCGATGATGATTTCTAGTAATTCTAAATTGATGATAATAAACCCAACATAGACAATAATATGCAGAATTCCGGCAATTGGTCGTTTCACCATTTTTGATTGACCAAGAGCAATCATGGCCATGTTTTTCCAACGTTCGGCCGAATTATCAGTACGATTTACATCTTGCCCGAGTTTAATATTTCGGATTAATTTTTTTACGTTTATCGCAAAATAGCCGAAACCTAAACCTAAAATTATAGCGAACAATATATTATCTAAATAACTCATAAAGTTAATTTTTGGTATTTGTTGTGTCTTCTTCCGTTGGAGCTACGTAAGGTTTATTTTTCTTTCCAAATACAGAAACATTAATGTATCGGGTTGGATTTAAACGCAAATCTTCCAATAAAAGTTCCAATTCTTTTGATGCTTTGGTGAAGTTGGTGTACATTTTATCGTCTTTTAACAACTTGCCCATTGTTCCGTTTCCGGATTCTAAATTGGCTATTATTTTATCGACGTTTGCTAATGTTTTTTCTAAATTTTCAACCGTTTGCCTTAAATTAGTTTGTGCTAATGAATCAGAAAGTTTTTCAAAATTCTTGGAAACTTTTTCAAAGTTATTTACGACATTATTAAGTTTCCCTTTATTATTGGTTAAAATTTCGTTTGCAGAATTGGAAGCTTCACTAAGCGAAGTCAGCGTTTTATTTAATTCTGCAAAACTATTTCTTAAATCTTTTTTTGCTTTATCATCCAAAACATCATTGATATTCATTAGAACACCATCGGCACTTAGCATTGCTTTTTCAATCTTTTCCTGCAAAGGTGTCAATCGTTCAGATACTAAATCGGTTAAACCGGGTTTTACTCCACCTCTTAGAAAATCTCCATCTTGCACTAAGTTACTATTTTTTAAATCCGGAACAATTTGAACTTGTTTTCCACCAATTAATCCCGGCTCATATATTCTAGCTTCACTTGTTTTTGATATTTTAAAATCGGTATCAATTTGTAATTCAACTTTTAATTTTCCTGAGTCATCTAAAAAATTAATTGATTTCACTTTACCAATCGTAAGTCCGTTTATCGTCACTGGAGCAGAAGCCATAAGACCTTCAACATCATCATAAAGCACAAAAACGGTTTTATGTTTGGATAAAATATCTGTTCCTTTTAAAAAGCTATATCCCCAAATAAATAATAATATGGCCGATATAACTAATATTGCTGTTTTAATTTCTCTTGATAATTTCAATGGATAATGTTTTTATACAAATTTATAAAACTAAATTAACTTTATTGTTTTAAAGCTTCCTGAATAGATATTTTTTTTCCGTTTTTGAATGCAACGATAAAAGCAGAATCGTATCCTTTGCTTTTTGCTTCGGCAAGATTTTGCTTAGCATCATCATAACTTGAAGTTTGGGCGTAAAAATATTTATACAAACCGTTTTCTTCAATAAACGATGTTGGATCTAAACCTTTAAAGTTTTTTGGTAATAATTCTAATTTTTTACCGCTTGCCGAAATCTGAACTTTAAAGACAACTCCTTTTACATCTACAGGTTTGTTTTCAACAACTTTTGGTTCATCTTTTGGTTTTGGAGCATCTTGAACCACCGGAATTTCTGCACTTGTTTTTTCTGGTTTTTCTTCTACCATTTGTGCTGAACCACCATAATATTCTTTTTTGTAGGATAAAATAGCATCGGCAATACCTTTGGCTAATTCATCTTGACCTTTTTCAGAGTTCAAGTACGCTCCTTCGGGTTTATAAGAAAGAAAACCTAATTCGGTTAGAATACTTGGCATAGCCGTTTGGTTTAGAACTAAGAAAGGACCTTGCTTAACTCCTCTATTTTTTCTTTCTAGTTTATTAGTATATTCATTCTGAATTTTTGTAGCGATGGTAATACTTTGATCTAAATATTCTTCTTGTAAAAGTGTAATTCCGATGACACTTTCCGGCGATTTCGGGTCGTATCCTTCGTATTTCATCTTATAATCACTCTCTAAGGTAATTACGGCATTTTCCTTTTTAGCCACTTCAAGGTTGGAAGCATTCTTAGTTAAACCCATCACAAAGGTTTCTGTTCCATAGGCTTGACCTTTTGGAGCGGCATTACAGTGAATGGATAAAAACATATTGGCATTGGCACGGTTTGCAATTCTGGCACGTTCGATTAATTCAACAAAAACATCTGTTTTTCTTGTGTAAATAACTTGAATGTCAGGATATTTCTCTAGTTGCTTACCAACTTTTAATGCAACAGCCAAGGCAATATTTTTTTCAATAAAGCCATAATAGTTTGCACCTAAGTCTTTTCCGCCATGACCAGCATCTAACACAACTTTAAATTTGCTGTTAGATTGAGCAAATATTGAACTTACAGAAAGTAAAATCAGGAAAAAGCCTAGAAATTTGAATCTATTTAGAGTATACATTTTTTTAAAAGTTAATTT
Coding sequences within it:
- a CDS encoding ABC transporter ATPase — translated: MYIPFENLPEESRIWIYQSNRKFSDEEVAEIENDLQAFVEEWAAHGTSLEASFITKYNRFIILAVNQDVQQATGCSIDKSVEFIQSLEQKYKVDLLDKMNVTYKQGEFLTHKSLLDFKRMAKEKAVSANTIVFNNLVNTIEEWKESWEVPAEDSWHSRFF
- a CDS encoding (Fe-S)-binding protein; the encoded protein is MAENLTVPTMAEMMAQGKQPEVLFWVGCAGSFDDRAKKITKAFVKILNRANVPFAVLGTEESCTGDPAKRAGNEFLFQMQAMMNIQVMNAYEVKKIVTACPHCFNTIKNEYPELGGLYEVMHHTQFLKSLLDDGRLSIEGGQFKGRRITFHDPCYLGRANNVYEAPRDLIQKLDVELVEMKRSRANGLCCGAGGAQMFKDAEPGNKEVNIERTEDALETKPDIIAAGCPFCNTMMTDGVKNKEKEASIKVMDVAELIANAQDL
- a CDS encoding LNS2 domain-containing protein, producing the protein MKAEDIEKKLQTVTENGQHLSPILPQGIKNYLIDIDGTICDDIPNEEPERMLTAEVYPDALITLNKWYDEGHIIFFFTSRTEAHREYTETWLKKHGFKYHGMVMGKPRGGNYHWIDNHLVKATRYRGKFTDLVEKEVTIQVFDDEHHE
- a CDS encoding (Fe-S)-binding protein, coding for MSYLDNILFAIILGLGFGYFAINVKKLIRNIKLGQDVNRTDNSAERWKNMAMIALGQSKMVKRPIAGILHIIVYVGFIIINLELLEIIIDGLFGTHRAFSFMGGFYNVLIASFEILAVLVIISVIAFWIRRNVIKIKRFVNSDMKAWPKSDANYILYFEIVLMSLFLIMNASDYWLQQMDVNHYDEAGSFPISQFIAPLFNGLSEGVVIIIERTAWWLHICGILVFLNYLYFSKHLHILLAFPNTYFANLNPQGKFDNLESVTNEVKLMLDPSADPFAAPANPDAAPAKFGASDVQDLDWVQLLNAYTCTECGRCTSACPANQTGKKLSPRKIMMDTRDRLEEVGKNIDLNKGVFVPDNKSLLNDYITPEELWACTSCNACVEECPVNISPLSIIMDMRRYLVMEQSAAPMSLNAMMTNIENNGAPWQYNQMDRLNWKDEN
- a CDS encoding MlaD family protein, whose amino-acid sequence is MKLSREIKTAILVISAILLFIWGYSFLKGTDILSKHKTVFVLYDDVEGLMASAPVTINGLTIGKVKSINFLDDSGKLKVELQIDTDFKISKTSEARIYEPGLIGGKQVQIVPDLKNSNLVQDGDFLRGGVKPGLTDLVSERLTPLQEKIEKAMLSADGVLMNINDVLDDKAKKDLRNSFAELNKTLTSLSEASNSANEILTNNKGKLNNVVNNFEKVSKNFEKLSDSLAQTNLRQTVENLEKTLANVDKIIANLESGNGTMGKLLKDDKMYTNFTKASKELELLLEDLRLNPTRYINVSVFGKKNKPYVAPTEEDTTNTKN
- a CDS encoding N-acetylmuramoyl-L-alanine amidase family protein, with the protein product MYTLNRFKFLGFFLILLSVSSIFAQSNSKFKVVLDAGHGGKDLGANYYGFIEKNIALAVALKVGKQLEKYPDIQVIYTRKTDVFVELIERARIANRANANMFLSIHCNAAPKGQAYGTETFVMGLTKNASNLEVAKKENAVITLESDYKMKYEGYDPKSPESVIGITLLQEEYLDQSITIATKIQNEYTNKLERKNRGVKQGPFLVLNQTAMPSILTELGFLSYKPEGAYLNSEKGQDELAKGIADAILSYKKEYYGGSAQMVEEKPEKTSAEIPVVQDAPKPKDEPKVVENKPVDVKGVVFKVQISASGKKLELLPKNFKGLDPTSFIEENGLYKYFYAQTSSYDDAKQNLAEAKSKGYDSAFIVAFKNGKKISIQEALKQ